In the genome of Pseudomonas sp. HS6, one region contains:
- the pseI gene encoding pseudaminic acid synthase: protein MNSFKIGDRLIGADAPPFIIAEMSGNHNQSLDVALQIVEAAAKAGAHALKLQTYTAETMTLDLAEGEFFIKDPNSLWAGTSLYDLYEKAHTPWEWHAPIFARAKALGMLAFSTPFDDSAVDFLESLDVPAYKIASFENTDLPLIRRVAATGKPLIISTGMASIAELDETVRVAREAGCKDLVLLKCTSTYPATPLNSNVRTIPHLRELFGCQVGLSDHSMGVGVSVAAVALGATVVEKHFTLDRAAGGVDASFSLEPAEMASLVLETERAWQAMGQVHYGVTEAEKKSVVYRRSLYVTADMAAGEPFTAANLRAIRPGLGLPPKHTDAVLGRRARAPIKRGTPLDWSLVE, encoded by the coding sequence ATGAACAGTTTCAAGATTGGCGATCGCCTGATCGGTGCCGACGCACCGCCGTTCATCATTGCCGAAATGAGCGGCAACCATAACCAGTCGCTGGACGTCGCCTTGCAGATTGTCGAGGCGGCGGCCAAGGCCGGTGCCCACGCCTTGAAGCTGCAAACCTACACCGCTGAAACCATGACCCTGGATCTGGCGGAAGGCGAATTCTTCATCAAGGATCCGAACAGCCTGTGGGCCGGCACGTCGCTTTACGATCTGTATGAAAAGGCCCACACGCCCTGGGAATGGCACGCGCCGATCTTTGCCCGGGCCAAAGCGCTGGGCATGCTCGCGTTTTCGACGCCGTTCGATGACAGCGCCGTGGATTTTCTTGAAAGCCTCGATGTGCCGGCCTACAAGATCGCCAGTTTCGAAAACACCGATCTACCGCTGATACGTCGTGTGGCGGCGACTGGCAAGCCACTGATCATTTCCACCGGCATGGCCAGCATCGCCGAGCTCGACGAAACCGTGCGCGTTGCCCGTGAAGCCGGGTGCAAGGATCTGGTGTTGCTCAAATGCACCAGCACCTACCCGGCGACACCGCTCAACAGCAACGTACGCACCATCCCGCATCTGCGTGAGTTGTTCGGTTGTCAGGTGGGGCTGTCCGATCATTCGATGGGCGTTGGTGTGTCGGTGGCCGCTGTGGCGCTCGGTGCCACGGTGGTTGAAAAACACTTCACCCTCGACCGCGCGGCGGGCGGGGTGGACGCGAGTTTTTCCCTGGAACCTGCGGAAATGGCCAGCCTGGTGCTGGAAACCGAGCGTGCCTGGCAGGCCATGGGTCAGGTGCATTACGGCGTGACCGAGGCTGAGAAAAAGTCCGTGGTCTACCGCCGGTCGCTGTACGTCACGGCTGATATGGCGGCCGGCGAACCCTTCACGGCGGCCAACCTGCGCGCCATTCGTCCCGGTCTCGGTCTGCCGCCCAAGCACACCGACGCCGTCCTCGGCCGCCGCGCACGCGCGCCGATCAAGCGCGGCACGCCGCTGGACTGGTCGCTGGTCGAATAA
- a CDS encoding ketoacyl-ACP synthase III, whose amino-acid sequence MIGIKSIASYVPVAGVDNYAQGAKFEKDEEFILGKIGSAFLPRKDAEQETSDLCVEAANALFANNPELKRESIDALIVVTQNGDEEGLPHTAAIVQDKLGLPTNVAAFDISLGCSGYVYGIYAIKGFMEAAGLKNGLLITADPYSKIVDPEDRNTTMLFGDAATATWMGEDPTWALGKAKFGTDGSGAPHLKVTDGVFFMNGRQVFNFALLKVPAHLHELLDDSGLNADDIDAFCIHQGSAAIVDAVARRFEGEPEKFIKDMVETGNTVSSSVPLLLEKHVMDSDWQRIAISGFGVGLSWGSAIIYRP is encoded by the coding sequence ATGATTGGCATAAAAAGCATTGCGAGCTACGTTCCTGTAGCCGGCGTGGACAATTACGCACAAGGTGCAAAATTCGAGAAGGATGAAGAATTCATCCTCGGCAAGATCGGTTCGGCCTTCCTGCCACGCAAAGACGCGGAACAGGAAACCTCCGATCTGTGCGTTGAAGCGGCCAATGCGCTGTTTGCCAACAACCCTGAACTGAAACGTGAATCCATCGATGCATTGATCGTCGTCACCCAGAACGGTGACGAAGAAGGCCTGCCGCACACCGCTGCGATCGTCCAGGACAAGCTCGGCCTGCCGACCAACGTCGCAGCGTTCGATATTTCCCTGGGTTGCTCCGGTTACGTCTATGGGATCTACGCGATCAAGGGCTTCATGGAAGCCGCCGGCCTGAAGAACGGTCTGCTGATCACCGCCGACCCGTATTCGAAGATCGTCGACCCGGAAGACCGCAACACCACGATGCTGTTCGGCGATGCCGCTACCGCGACGTGGATGGGCGAAGATCCGACCTGGGCGCTGGGCAAGGCCAAGTTCGGTACCGACGGTTCCGGTGCGCCGCACCTGAAAGTGACTGACGGTGTGTTCTTCATGAACGGTCGTCAGGTGTTCAACTTCGCGCTGCTCAAAGTCCCGGCACACTTGCACGAATTGCTCGACGATTCGGGTCTCAATGCCGATGACATCGATGCCTTCTGCATTCACCAGGGCAGTGCGGCGATTGTCGATGCCGTGGCGCGGCGCTTCGAAGGCGAGCCTGAGAAGTTCATCAAGGACATGGTCGAGACCGGCAACACCGTGTCGTCGAGTGTGCCGCTGCTGCTGGAAAAACACGTGATGGATTCCGACTGGCAGCGCATTGCGATCAGTGGTTTCGGTGTCGGTCTGTCCTGGGGTTCGGCGATTATCTATCGTCCTTGA
- a CDS encoding TIGR00180 family glycosyltransferase, with protein MQGKYGSENKLPLSELLTVVLITHNRPAFLRRALQYYSSLPCKVLVLDSSPERPEGDFSSVDYQHLPQFAYWGMQAKLTYGVEQLTTPYMVFAADDDFILHESLAESVSFLEANRDYGLCHGYCLMYLALAGSVSYYRRDKKICEDYASERAEDRVLDFMHQYVPPFYGVCRTSIIKDWYAALPPGTSFEWQEIGHTYYLLANAKARVLPIPYVVREINVGFSDHNTEVYHALSYVDAKSVAEREAFAEFLASLPTGIKDLDQAQRKAFALESFAAMTDSLVTGRALTAELIFQSIWNNVSKQPERKFGPLQYVEMPFYNQRFFDLLAGFEFLLHAMPAGRVQLEQLEGVWTRQDYLLQARNNDTPESVLDRLWQAHDSNAFNRRVVKRLVEQLQALGDDTQAQELAEWDARLESVSKVDHYPVFNKMRSGRLLDWLACREPDAEQRVMIAAHLAANNGGPQFGIFLLDLDDNIEKLQVTLDSLVEGHSKAFKIVVFTTGEPQAATTAQNTLHFVRVTPGNLVDKLNQSAAQSPCDWLLLAQVGDEFTASGLLRAGLELMSATGLRAVATDEIQRSEEGALIDVFRPGFNLDLLQSNPSLMARHWLIRRDVFLEAGGYQADFSKALEFDLLLRLIEQGGLDGLAHLDEPLLITQVPAQEEVAHERQALLRHLTNRGYKANVTPALPGSWQVDYRHTGQPMVSIILPAGDDLVALRRCLEGVLLRTRYTRYEVLIAANPNQSAQVNDWLGTLRSSKVNVLRADQPLNEVALYNAASEQAQGEYLVLLATDSEVVNPNWIDSLLNHAQRPEVGVVGAKLVDRDGKVSQAGLILGLNGGVGSAFIGEKHNAAGYLQRLGVEQNYSAVSKVCLMVRKELFDALGGLDEANFAAGFSDVDLCLKVGQAGYLTVWTPSVQVLHTGELPQSPEALAALREKWSDAFAQDPAYNANLTLTGKGFTLGENASVNWAQLLA; from the coding sequence ATGCAAGGCAAGTACGGTTCTGAAAACAAGCTGCCATTGAGCGAGTTGCTGACGGTGGTTCTGATCACCCACAACCGCCCGGCTTTTTTGCGTCGAGCGCTGCAGTACTACAGCAGCCTGCCTTGCAAGGTCCTGGTGCTGGACTCTTCTCCCGAGCGCCCGGAAGGTGATTTCTCATCGGTCGACTATCAGCATCTGCCGCAGTTCGCCTACTGGGGCATGCAGGCCAAGCTGACCTACGGTGTCGAGCAACTGACCACGCCTTACATGGTGTTCGCTGCCGATGACGACTTTATCCTGCATGAGTCGCTGGCCGAGTCGGTGAGCTTCCTGGAAGCCAACCGCGACTATGGTTTGTGCCACGGCTATTGCCTGATGTACCTGGCGCTGGCCGGGAGTGTCAGCTACTACCGCCGCGACAAGAAAATCTGCGAAGACTATGCGTCGGAGCGTGCCGAGGATCGAGTCCTCGACTTCATGCATCAGTACGTACCGCCGTTCTACGGCGTGTGCCGGACTTCGATCATCAAGGACTGGTACGCGGCATTGCCACCGGGCACCAGTTTCGAGTGGCAGGAAATCGGCCACACCTATTATCTGCTGGCGAATGCCAAGGCGCGCGTTCTGCCCATCCCGTATGTGGTGCGCGAAATCAACGTCGGTTTCTCCGACCACAACACCGAGGTCTATCACGCGCTGTCGTATGTCGATGCCAAGTCGGTGGCCGAGCGTGAAGCCTTCGCCGAATTTCTCGCGTCCCTGCCGACGGGCATCAAAGACCTTGACCAGGCGCAGCGCAAGGCGTTCGCCCTGGAAAGCTTCGCGGCCATGACCGATAGCCTGGTGACAGGTCGCGCACTGACGGCCGAGCTGATTTTCCAGTCCATCTGGAACAACGTATCCAAACAACCAGAGCGCAAGTTCGGGCCTCTGCAATACGTCGAGATGCCGTTCTACAACCAGCGCTTTTTCGACTTGCTGGCCGGGTTCGAGTTTCTGTTGCACGCGATGCCGGCCGGCCGTGTGCAACTGGAACAGCTCGAGGGCGTCTGGACCCGCCAGGATTACTTGTTGCAGGCACGCAATAACGATACCCCGGAAAGTGTGCTCGACCGCTTGTGGCAGGCCCATGACAGCAACGCGTTCAACCGTCGAGTGGTCAAGCGTCTGGTCGAGCAGCTGCAGGCGCTCGGCGATGACACGCAAGCGCAGGAACTGGCCGAGTGGGATGCTCGTCTTGAGTCGGTGTCGAAGGTCGATCACTACCCGGTCTTCAACAAAATGCGCTCCGGCCGTTTGCTCGACTGGCTGGCGTGCCGCGAGCCGGACGCCGAGCAGCGCGTGATGATTGCTGCTCATTTGGCGGCGAACAACGGCGGGCCACAGTTCGGCATTTTCCTGCTGGATCTGGACGACAACATCGAGAAGTTGCAAGTGACCCTCGACAGCCTGGTCGAAGGTCACAGCAAGGCCTTCAAGATCGTGGTCTTCACCACTGGCGAGCCGCAGGCTGCGACTACGGCGCAGAACACTCTGCACTTTGTCCGCGTTACCCCGGGCAATCTCGTCGACAAACTCAACCAGAGTGCCGCCCAGTCTCCCTGCGACTGGCTGCTGCTGGCACAGGTGGGCGATGAGTTCACAGCGAGTGGCTTGTTGCGCGCCGGCCTGGAATTGATGTCGGCCACAGGCCTTCGCGCCGTCGCCACCGATGAAATCCAGCGCAGTGAAGAGGGCGCGCTGATCGATGTGTTCCGCCCAGGCTTCAATCTTGACCTGTTGCAAAGCAACCCATCGTTGATGGCACGCCATTGGCTGATTCGTCGTGATGTTTTCCTGGAGGCGGGTGGTTATCAGGCCGACTTCAGCAAGGCGCTGGAGTTCGACCTGCTGTTGCGTTTGATCGAGCAGGGTGGCCTCGACGGTCTGGCGCATCTCGACGAGCCGCTGCTGATCACCCAGGTCCCGGCGCAGGAGGAAGTGGCTCACGAGCGTCAGGCGCTGCTGCGTCATTTGACCAATCGCGGTTACAAGGCCAACGTCACCCCGGCATTGCCGGGTAGCTGGCAAGTCGATTATCGACATACCGGACAGCCGATGGTGTCGATCATCCTGCCGGCTGGCGATGATCTGGTGGCGCTGCGTCGCTGCCTCGAAGGTGTGTTGCTGCGAACCCGTTACACCCGTTACGAAGTGTTGATCGCGGCCAATCCGAATCAGTCGGCGCAGGTCAACGACTGGCTGGGCACGCTACGCAGCAGCAAAGTGAATGTGCTGCGTGCGGATCAGCCACTGAACGAAGTCGCGTTGTATAACGCCGCCAGCGAGCAGGCGCAGGGTGAATATCTGGTGCTGCTGGCCACTGACAGCGAAGTCGTCAATCCGAACTGGATCGATTCGTTGCTCAACCACGCCCAGCGTCCGGAAGTCGGTGTTGTCGGCGCGAAACTGGTCGACCGCGACGGCAAGGTCTCCCAGGCCGGTTTGATCCTCGGTCTGAATGGCGGCGTAGGCTCGGCCTTCATTGGCGAAAAACACAATGCTGCGGGTTACTTGCAACGTCTGGGGGTCGAGCAGAACTACTCGGCGGTGTCGAAGGTTTGCCTGATGGTGCGCAAAGAACTGTTCGACGCGCTGGGTGGTCTGGACGAAGCCAACTTCGCCGCCGGTTTCAGCGATGTCGATCTGTGTCTCAAGGTCGGGCAGGCCGGTTACCTCACCGTGTGGACGCCGTCGGTGCAGGTGCTGCACACCGGCGAGCTGCCACAGTCTCCGGAGGCACTGGCGGCACTGCGTGAGAAATGGAGCGACGCCTTCGCGCAAGATCCGGCTTACAACGCCAACCTGACCCTGACCGGCAAAGGTTTTACCCTGGGCGAAAATGCCTCGGTCAACTGGGCGCAGTTGCTCGCTTGA
- the pseC gene encoding UDP-4-amino-4,6-dideoxy-N-acetyl-beta-L-altrosamine transaminase encodes MIPYGRQSLDQTDIDAVVEVLQSDWLTQGPTIERFEQAMAERCQADFAVAVCNATAALHIACLAAGLGAGDRLWTTPNTFLASANCGRYCGADVDFVDIDPLTWNLDAEVLASKLDAAERDGTLPKVLVAVAFSGQSCDMRRIAELAERYNFTVIEDASHAVGASYAGRPVGCGEFAAMTVFSFHPVKIITSGEGGMVLTNRPELAERLQRLRSHGMTRDPQQMTEPSHGPWYYQQVELGFNYRITDLQAALGLSQLSKLDEFIARRRELAARYERLLAYLPVTVPSIQPDAESAWHLYVVRLQTERINLSHRQVFEGLRAAGIGVNLHYIPVHLQPYYRELGFAEGDFPEAERYYAEAISLPLFPLLSDQQQDYVVEQLRRLTE; translated from the coding sequence ATGATTCCCTACGGTCGGCAAAGCCTCGATCAGACGGACATCGACGCGGTCGTCGAGGTGTTGCAGTCCGACTGGTTGACCCAGGGGCCGACCATCGAGCGCTTCGAGCAGGCGATGGCCGAGCGTTGCCAGGCGGATTTCGCGGTCGCGGTGTGCAACGCCACGGCGGCGCTGCACATTGCCTGTCTGGCGGCGGGGCTGGGAGCGGGCGACCGCTTGTGGACCACGCCGAACACCTTTCTGGCGTCGGCCAACTGCGGCCGATACTGCGGCGCCGACGTTGACTTCGTCGACATCGATCCGCTGACCTGGAACCTCGATGCCGAAGTTCTGGCCAGCAAACTCGATGCTGCCGAGCGCGACGGCACCTTGCCCAAAGTGCTGGTGGCGGTGGCGTTCTCCGGGCAGAGCTGCGACATGCGGCGAATCGCCGAACTGGCGGAGCGCTACAACTTCACCGTGATCGAGGACGCGTCCCACGCGGTTGGCGCGAGCTACGCCGGGCGCCCGGTGGGTTGCGGTGAATTTGCCGCGATGACGGTGTTCAGCTTTCACCCGGTGAAGATCATCACCAGCGGCGAGGGCGGCATGGTGCTGACCAATCGCCCGGAACTGGCTGAGCGACTGCAACGCCTGCGCAGCCACGGCATGACCCGGGATCCGCAGCAGATGACCGAGCCCAGCCACGGCCCGTGGTATTACCAACAGGTCGAGCTGGGTTTCAATTATCGGATCACCGATCTGCAAGCTGCACTGGGTTTGTCACAGCTGAGCAAGCTGGACGAGTTCATCGCCCGTCGTCGGGAACTGGCAGCGCGTTACGAGCGCTTGCTGGCGTATTTGCCGGTCACCGTGCCGAGCATCCAGCCGGACGCCGAATCGGCCTGGCACCTGTACGTGGTGCGCTTGCAGACCGAGCGCATCAACCTCAGCCACCGTCAGGTGTTCGAAGGCTTGCGCGCGGCCGGCATCGGCGTGAACCTGCACTACATTCCGGTGCATTTGCAGCCGTACTATCGTGAACTGGGTTTCGCCGAGGGAGACTTTCCCGAGGCCGAGCGTTATTACGCCGAAGCGATCAGCCTGCCGCTGTTTCCGTTACTGAGCGATCAGCAACAGGATTACGTGGTCGAGCAATTGCGTCGGTTGACTGAATGA
- a CDS encoding pseudaminic acid biosynthesis-associated methylase produces MRDLSEQEQFWQGEFGNQYVDRNVGQPLVAANLALFAKALTRAGRIDSLLELGTNAGNNLQALRQLLPRCELFGVEINANACAQARALEIAKIWHGSLFDFPRERQYDLTLSKGVLIHLAPALLPTAYAQLYELSQRYILIAEYYNPSPVEVSYRGNSGKLFKRDFAGEMLDRYPDLQLLDYGFGYHRDPQFPMDDVTWFLLEKRP; encoded by the coding sequence ATGCGTGATCTGAGCGAACAAGAACAATTCTGGCAGGGCGAGTTCGGCAACCAGTACGTTGACCGCAACGTCGGGCAACCGCTGGTGGCGGCCAATCTGGCGTTGTTCGCCAAAGCGCTGACCCGGGCCGGACGGATCGACAGTCTGCTGGAACTGGGCACCAACGCTGGCAACAACTTGCAGGCGTTGCGTCAGCTGTTGCCGCGCTGCGAGCTGTTCGGTGTCGAAATCAACGCCAACGCCTGTGCCCAGGCCCGGGCGCTGGAGATTGCGAAGATCTGGCACGGCTCGCTGTTCGATTTCCCCCGGGAGCGCCAATACGACCTGACGCTCAGCAAAGGCGTGCTGATTCATCTGGCCCCGGCGCTGTTGCCGACTGCCTATGCGCAGTTGTACGAGCTGAGCCAGCGCTACATCCTGATCGCCGAGTACTACAATCCCTCGCCGGTTGAAGTGTCCTATCGCGGCAACAGCGGCAAGTTGTTCAAACGGGATTTCGCCGGGGAAATGCTCGATCGCTATCCTGATCTGCAACTGCTGGATTACGGTTTCGGTTATCACCGCGACCCGCAATTCCCGATGGACGACGTCACCTGGTTCCTGTTGGAAAAACGCCCTTGA
- the pseG gene encoding UDP-2,4-diacetamido-2,4,6-trideoxy-beta-L-altropyranose hydrolase, whose product MRVLIRADASPTIGSGHIARCLTLARVLRAQGSHVAFACRRLPGHRLDALQGEGFETFALPDRYAGEDPEQAIESMLPWQADINALATQLEGQAEFDWVIADHYGLDHHWQTAARRFAPRIAAVDDLATRRYNVDLLLNQNLSGLSENYQPLLPAGCRTLLGPRFAMLREEFSGPAIEIKPVARRVLVNFGGFDAARQTHHAMLALADFSALEVDFVAGADNPAWAEMQALAETRRNWRLHSFVSDFHRRMTEADLFIGAGGGTSWERAALGLPTICIAVSNNQQANGEVMAAAGAHVFMGAREQVSVEQLRDAVGFVVDNFYLRQSLAERSRQLVDGRGALRVAAALAGAVLRLRVATLDDAQVMFDGRNADAVQRWSVKNGAIEWSQHLNWLSASLRNPQRLLLIAEADDGPVGALRYDLRGFEAEVSLYLLEGRFGLGWGRALLTRGEAFVAAQWPQLTAITAQVLPANQASLNVFRDAGFTQSACAFTKDLKEHRS is encoded by the coding sequence ATGAGAGTGCTGATCCGCGCCGACGCCTCACCCACCATCGGCAGCGGCCACATCGCCCGTTGCCTGACGCTGGCGCGGGTGTTGCGCGCCCAAGGCAGTCATGTCGCGTTCGCCTGCCGTCGTTTGCCCGGCCATCGGCTCGATGCGTTGCAGGGCGAAGGCTTCGAGACGTTCGCGTTGCCGGATCGCTATGCCGGTGAAGACCCGGAGCAGGCCATCGAGTCGATGCTGCCGTGGCAGGCGGATATCAATGCGCTGGCGACGCAACTGGAAGGTCAGGCCGAATTCGACTGGGTCATCGCCGACCACTACGGCCTCGATCATCACTGGCAGACCGCTGCCCGGCGCTTCGCGCCACGGATCGCCGCCGTGGACGATCTGGCGACCCGTCGCTACAACGTGGATCTGCTGCTCAATCAGAACCTCTCCGGCCTCAGCGAAAACTATCAGCCGCTGCTGCCGGCAGGCTGTCGAACGCTGCTCGGTCCGCGCTTTGCCATGTTGCGCGAGGAGTTCAGTGGTCCGGCCATCGAGATCAAGCCCGTGGCGCGACGGGTGCTGGTGAATTTCGGCGGCTTCGACGCGGCGCGACAGACTCATCACGCGATGCTGGCACTGGCGGATTTTTCGGCGCTTGAAGTGGATTTCGTCGCCGGCGCCGACAACCCGGCGTGGGCAGAGATGCAGGCACTGGCCGAGACACGGCGGAACTGGCGTCTGCACAGTTTCGTCAGCGATTTTCATCGGCGCATGACCGAGGCCGACCTGTTCATCGGCGCCGGCGGTGGCACCAGTTGGGAGCGCGCAGCCCTGGGCCTGCCGACGATCTGCATCGCGGTGTCGAACAACCAGCAGGCCAACGGTGAGGTGATGGCGGCGGCCGGGGCGCATGTGTTCATGGGCGCACGGGAGCAGGTCAGCGTCGAACAACTGCGCGATGCCGTCGGCTTTGTCGTCGACAACTTTTATCTGCGCCAGAGCCTGGCCGAGCGTTCGCGGCAACTGGTCGACGGGCGCGGTGCGCTGCGGGTCGCGGCGGCACTGGCCGGTGCGGTACTCAGGTTGCGGGTCGCGACGCTGGACGATGCGCAGGTAATGTTCGACGGGCGCAACGCCGACGCCGTGCAGCGCTGGTCGGTGAAGAACGGCGCGATCGAGTGGTCGCAGCATCTGAACTGGTTGAGCGCCAGTTTGCGCAATCCTCAACGGCTGTTGTTGATCGCCGAAGCCGATGACGGCCCGGTCGGTGCGTTGCGCTACGATCTGCGCGGCTTTGAAGCCGAAGTTTCGCTGTATCTGCTGGAGGGGCGTTTCGGTCTCGGCTGGGGCAGGGCGCTGCTGACGCGGGGCGAAGCGTTCGTCGCGGCGCAGTGGCCGCAATTGACCGCAATCACTGCACAGGTGTTGCCGGCCAACCAGGCCTCATTGAATGTATTTCGTGATGCCGGGTTCACCCAAAGTGCCTGCGCGTTCACCAAGGATTTGAAGGAACACCGTTCATGA
- the pseF gene encoding pseudaminic acid cytidylyltransferase — MSNVAIIPARGGSKRIPRKNLKPFDGVPMIARSIRTALDSGLFDQVVVSTDDEEIAELAQAHGAQVPFLRPAELADDFTGTAAVIVHALQQLPHFDYACCVYATAPLLQARFLCQGLELLEQHPDKSFAFSVTDFGFPVQRALTLDGQGALTALYPEFRNTRSQDLPAAFQDAGQFYWGRSEAWLLGEILYSPASLPVILPRHLVQDIDTAEDWKRAEYLYAALKAGGELQ, encoded by the coding sequence TTGAGCAACGTTGCAATCATCCCGGCCCGCGGCGGAAGCAAACGCATTCCGCGCAAGAACCTCAAACCGTTCGACGGTGTGCCGATGATTGCCCGTTCGATTCGCACGGCGCTGGATTCCGGGTTGTTCGATCAGGTGGTGGTCAGCACCGATGACGAAGAGATCGCCGAGCTGGCGCAGGCCCATGGCGCACAGGTGCCGTTCTTGCGCCCGGCGGAGCTGGCCGACGATTTCACCGGCACTGCCGCGGTGATCGTGCATGCCTTGCAGCAATTGCCGCACTTTGATTACGCCTGTTGCGTGTACGCCACGGCGCCACTGTTGCAGGCGCGTTTCCTGTGTCAGGGGCTCGAGTTGCTGGAGCAGCATCCCGACAAGTCCTTTGCTTTTTCGGTCACCGATTTCGGCTTTCCGGTGCAGCGCGCCTTGACCCTGGACGGGCAGGGCGCGCTGACGGCGTTGTACCCCGAGTTTCGCAATACCCGTTCGCAGGATCTGCCCGCTGCCTTTCAGGATGCCGGCCAGTTCTATTGGGGGCGCAGCGAGGCCTGGTTGCTTGGCGAGATTCTGTATTCGCCAGCCAGCCTGCCGGTGATCCTGCCCCGGCATCTGGTGCAGGACATCGACACCGCCGAAGACTGGAAACGCGCTGAATACCTCTACGCCGCACTCAAGGCTGGCGGGGAGCTGCAATGA
- the pseB gene encoding UDP-N-acetylglucosamine 4,6-dehydratase (inverting) encodes MFNGKSIFISGGTGSFGRKFIARLLEQYQPKRVVVFSRDELKQYEMQQTFNAPCMRYFLGDVRDAERLRQAMRGIDYVVHAAALKQVPAAEYNPTECIRTNVNGAENIIAAAIDNGVKKVVALSTDKAASPINLYGATKLLSDKLFVAANNIAGEQQTRFAVVRYGNVAGSRGSVVPFFSKLIAEGATELPITDERMTRFWITLDHGVQFVLDSFARMHGGEVFVPKIPSIRIVDLARGMAEHLPHKNVGIRPGEKLHELMVPLDDARMTLEFEDHYTIQPSIRFTSVDVDFAEDKVGERGVPVGEDFEYRSDTNPHFLSVGQIADLHAKLSV; translated from the coding sequence ATGTTCAACGGTAAATCGATTTTCATCTCCGGTGGCACCGGCTCGTTCGGGCGCAAGTTCATTGCGCGCCTGCTCGAGCAATACCAGCCCAAGCGGGTGGTGGTGTTCTCCCGGGATGAACTCAAACAGTACGAAATGCAGCAGACGTTCAACGCGCCGTGCATGCGTTACTTCCTCGGTGACGTGCGCGACGCCGAGCGTCTGCGCCAGGCCATGCGCGGCATAGACTACGTGGTGCACGCCGCGGCGTTGAAACAGGTGCCGGCGGCGGAGTACAACCCGACCGAGTGCATTCGCACCAATGTCAACGGCGCGGAGAACATCATCGCCGCCGCCATCGACAACGGCGTGAAGAAAGTCGTGGCGTTGTCCACCGACAAGGCGGCGAGCCCGATCAACCTGTACGGCGCCACCAAGTTGCTGTCGGACAAATTGTTCGTCGCCGCCAACAACATTGCCGGTGAGCAACAGACGCGTTTTGCCGTGGTTCGCTACGGCAACGTGGCGGGCTCGCGCGGATCGGTGGTGCCATTCTTCAGCAAGCTGATTGCCGAGGGCGCGACCGAACTGCCGATCACCGACGAGCGCATGACCCGTTTCTGGATCACCCTCGATCACGGTGTGCAGTTCGTCCTCGACAGCTTTGCGCGGATGCACGGCGGTGAAGTGTTCGTGCCGAAGATCCCGTCGATCCGCATTGTCGATCTGGCTCGCGGCATGGCCGAGCACCTGCCGCACAAGAATGTCGGTATCCGTCCGGGCGAAAAACTGCACGAATTGATGGTGCCGCTGGACGATGCGCGGATGACGCTGGAGTTCGAAGATCACTATACGATCCAGCCTTCGATCCGCTTTACCAGCGTCGATGTGGATTTCGCCGAGGACAAAGTCGGCGAGCGTGGCGTGCCGGTCGGTGAAGATTTCGAATACCGCTCCGACACCAACCCGCATTTCCTCTCGGTGGGGCAGATCGCCGACCTGCACGCGAAGCTGTCGGTATGA